A section of the Salvelinus alpinus chromosome 36, SLU_Salpinus.1, whole genome shotgun sequence genome encodes:
- the LOC139565423 gene encoding hsp90 co-chaperone Cdc37-like — MTSRIDYSVWDHIEVSDDEDDTHPNIDTPSLFKWRHEARVERMDQFIKAGEDLEKGLAESKRKLTEAQKKTKNLSSSVTDDAKAELSKAQAEEKRLKKEERDWEKKLEDHRREEKKMPWSVDTLCKEGFSKSVMNVKPDVKEETEEQKEQKHKTFVEKYEKEIKHFGMMKRWDDSQKYLSDNPHLVCEETANYLVIMCIDLEVEEKKALMEQVAHQTIVMQFVLELAKSLKVDPRGCFRQFFAKIKTADQQYQDAFNDELESFKERVRGRAKIRIERAMKEYEEEERQKRLGPGGLDPAEVYESLPEEMQKCFDEKDIAMLQTVITKLDPTEAKVHMKRCIDSGLWVPNSRADEGDDKEEDATYEELNKEMGEQKIE; from the exons aTGACAAGTAGGATAGACTACAGCGTGTGGGACCACATTGAGGTTTCAGATGATGAAGATGACACTCATCCAAACATCGATACACCCAGCCTTTTCAAATGGAGACATGAG GCGCGTGTGGAACGAATGGACCAGTTCATAAAGGCTGGTGAGGACCTGGAGAAGGGGCTAGCTGAATCTAAGCGCAAGTTGACTGAAGCACAGAAGAAGACAAAGAATCTGTCCAGTTCAGTCACGGACGATGCCAAAGCCGAGCTGAGCAAGGCACAGGCCGAGGAGAAGAGGCTGAAGAAGGAGGAGCGAGACTGGGAGAAGAAACTGGAGGACCACCGGCGGGAAGAGAAGAAGATGCCATGGAGCGTAGACACACTCTGCAAGGAGGGCTTCAGCAAG aGTGTTATGAACGTTAAgccagatgtgaaggaggagacCGAGGAGCAGAAAGAGCAGAAACACAAGACCTTTGTGGAGAAGTATGAGAAAGAGATCAAACACTTTG GTATGATGAAACGCTGGGATGACAGCCAGAAGTACCTATCAGACAACCCTCACCTGGTGTGTGAGGAGACGGCCAACTACCTAGTCATCATGTGCATTGacctggaggtggaggag AAGAAAGCGCTGATGGAGCAGGTGGCCCACCAGACCATAGTGATGCAGTTCGTCCTGGAGCTGGCTAAGAGCCTAAAGGTGGATCCCCGCGGTTGCTTCCGTCAGTTCTTCGCCAAGATAaag ACTGCAGATCAGCAGTATCAGGATGCCTTCAATGATGAGCTGGAGTCCTTTAAGGAGAGGGTGCGCGGCAGGGCCAAGATTCGCATCGAGAGGGCCATGAAGGAGTAcgaagaagaggagagacagaaacgCCTGGGGCCCGGAGGACTGGATCCTGCTGAGGTGTATGAGTCCCTACCTGAG gagatgcagaaatgttttgacgAGAAGGACATTGCAATGTTGCAGACTGTCATCACTAAACTGGACCCAACG GAGGCTAAGGTCCACATGAAGAGATGCATTGACTCTGGCCTCTGGGTCCCTAACTCACGGGCAGACGAGGGAGATGACAAGGAGGAAGACGCTACTTATGAAGAGCTGAATAAGGAGATGGGTGAACAGAAGATAGAATGA
- the LOC139565424 gene encoding intercellular adhesion molecule 2-like, translating to MVKGLYGFLTLGVLVFTGGPTHASFPLELNPPRVVVRYGDSVSVNCSTSSTDHEGMGWEATFGGTGFEQDVNVVTWTVEVLTDWTIEPKCHITLNDGEQPSKVLPVILYKTPDSVFISVLRHSGPMVEGTEYQLQCDIQNIAPLQNLVVKWYKGNELLDNVTYSNVSKTPVDVSATLMIIPSRHDDGAQYRCRAELDLGPEGPQPPLIMTSEPLNITVFYPPTFSRPEAETLDIRVGEEITLNCTATGRPSPLYSWQSSHVQEALFSPPSEVPGNYTCTVSNQIGKISRTFTVNPKPKGGSTTRWAIIGSGLGLAFVIVTVYVVVKHRAGPNSII from the exons ATGGTGAAAGGACTTTATGGATTTCTGACACTCGGTGTGTTGGTGTTTACAG GTGGTCCTACACATGCCTCCTTTCCTCTTGAGCTCAACCCTCCCAGAGTGGTGGTGAGATATGGAGACTCAGTCTCAGTCAACTGCAGCACATCATCCACAGACCATGAGGGGATGGGCTGGGAAGCCACATTCGGAGGTACAGGTTTTGAACAAGATGTCAACGTTGTCACCTGGACTGTGGAGGTCCTTACTGATTGGACAATAGAACCTAAATGCCACATCACTCTCAATGATGGCGAACAACCCTCAAAAGTACTTCCAGTCATTCTCTACA AGACTCCAGACAGCGTCTTCATCTCTGTTCTGAGACACTCTGGTCCCATGGTGGAGGGGACAGAGTACCAGCTGCAGTGTGACATCCAGAACATCGCTCCTCTACAGAACCTGGTTGTGAAGTGGTACAAAGGGAATGAACTCTTAGATAATGTAACTTACAGTAACGTCAGTAAGACACCAGTGGATGTGTCAGCTACTCTGATGATCATCCCCAGTAGACATGATGATGGAGCTCAGTATAGATGTAGAGCAGAACTGGACCTGGGACCAGAGGGACCACAACCTCCTCTCATAATGACATCAGAACCTCTTAATATCACCGTATTCT ACCCCCCAACCTTTTCCAGACCTGAAGCTGAGACCCTGGACATCAGAGTGGGGGAGGAAATCACCTTAAACTGCACGGCTACTGGAAGGCCCAGTCCTCTGTACAGCTGGCAGTCTTCACATGTCCAAGAAGCTCTTTTCTCCCCACCGTCCGAGGTCCCAGGAAACTACACCTGCACTGTCTCCAATCAGATAGGCAAGATCAGCAGGACTTTCACTGTGAATCCCAAACCTAAAG GGGGCAGCACAACGCGCTGGGCTATCATAGGATCGGGCCTGGGCCTGGCCTTTGTGATCGTGACTGTCTATGTCGTTGTCAAACACAGAGCAGGTCCCAACTCCATCATCTGA
- the LOC139565426 gene encoding vascular cell adhesion protein 1-like has protein sequence MENYFLKWILTFCMFCTVSGEGCSLELKPSRVVVGFGEPVSVSCEASRPVRVLGWESAIGASHTQQDRAVQWKVDSLIDWIEEPICYGVFFTAPRQCEEKLNLILYKTPDSVTISSANHTGPMLEGKEYQLLCDVQNIAPVQYLTLRWYRGQTEVYNHSFSDLTPASPVQVSSILLITPTKADNGAQYKCVAQLDLGPEGPQPPPSVTSEPLNVSVHYPPSFLSPEAETLDIGVGDEITLNCTATGSPSPVYSWQSSDPKEKMEDQPVFTSSSLLPGTYTCISSNKIGKKSKQFIIKTKS, from the exons ATGGAAAACTACTTTCTAAAATGGATCCTAACCTTTTGCATGTTCTGCACCG TGTCAGGTGAAGGATGCTCTCTGGAGCTGAAACCCTccagggtggtggtggggtttGGGGAGCCTGTGTCTGTCAGCTGTGAGGCCTCTCGCCCGGTGCGTGTCCTAGGCTGGGAGTCAGCCATCGGGGCATCACACACCCAACAGGACCGTGCTGTCCAATGGAAGGTGGACAGTCTGATCGACTGGATCGAGGAGCCTATCTGCTACGGAGTCTTCTTCACTGCACCCAGACAGTGTGAGGAGAAGCTCAACCTCATCCTTTACA AGACTCCAGACAGTGTCACTATCAGCTCAGCGAACCACACTGGTCCCATGTTGGAGGGGAAAGAGTACCAGCTGCTCTGTGATGTCCAGAACATCGCCCCCGTTCAATACCTCACTCTGAGGTGGTACAGAGGGCAGACTGAAGTTTACAACCACTCTTTCTCTGATCTGACCCCTGCCTCCCCTGTCCAAGTATCCTCCATCCTCCTGATCACCCCAACCAAAGCTGATAACGGAGCCCAGTACAAGTGTGTGGCTCAGCTGGACTTGGGACCAGAGGGACCACAACCGCCTCCTTCAGTGACATCAGAGCCTCTCAACGTCTCTGTGCACT ACCCCCCATCCTTCCTCAGTCCTGAGGCTGAGACCCTGGACATCGGTGTGGGGGATGAAATCACATTAAACTGCACGGCTACAGGAAGCCCCAGTCCTGTGTACAGCTGGCAGTCTTCAGATCCCAAAGAGAAGATGGAGGACCAACCTGTTTTTACCTCTTCCTCCTTGCTTCCAGGGACCTACACCTGCATTTCCTCTAATAAGATTGGCAAGAAGAGTAAGCAGTTCATCATCAAGACTAAGTCTTAA
- the LOC139565427 gene encoding intercellular adhesion molecule 1-like: MGWEATFGGTGFEQDVNVVTWTVEDLTDWTIEPKCYITLSDGDQSSKVLPVILYKTPDSVSIPPLSHSGPMVEGTEYQLQCDIQNIAPQQNLVVKWYKGNELLDNVTYSDFSKTPVDVSATLMIIPSRDDDGAQYRCRAELDLGPEGPQPPLIMTSEPLDFTIFYPPTFSRPEAETLDIRVGEEITLNCTATGRPSPLYSWQSSHVQEALFSPPSEVPGNYTCTASNQIGQISKTFTVNPKPKGGSTTFWAIIGSGLGLAFVVVIVYVIVKRRAGPNSII; encoded by the exons ATGGGCTGGGAAGCCACATTCGGAGGTACAGGTTTTGAACAAGATGTCAACGTTGTCACCTGGACTGTGGAGGACCTTACTGATTGGACAATAGAACCTAAATGCTACATCACTCTCAGTGACGGCGATCAATCCTCAAAAGTACTTCCAGTCATTCTCTACA AGACTCCAGACAgcgtctccatccctcctctgaGCCACTCTGGTCCCATGGTGGAGGGGACAGAGTACCAGCTGCAGTGTGACATCCAGAACATCGCTCCTCAACAGAACCTGGTTGTGAAGTGGTACAAAGGGAATGAACTCTTAGATAATGTAACTTACAGTGACTTCAGTAAGACACCAGTGGATGTGTCAGCTACTCTGATGATCATCCCCAGTAGAGATGATGATGGAGCTCAGTATAGATGTAGAGCAGAACTGGACCTTGGACCAGAGGGACCACAACCTCCTCTCATAATGACATCAGAACCTCTTGATTTCACTATATTCT ACCCCCCAACCTTTTCCAGACCTGAAGCTGAGACCCTGGACATCAGAGTGGGGGAGGAAATCACCTTAAACTGCACGGCTACTGGAAGGCCCAGTCCTCTGTACAGCTGGCAGTCTTCACATGTCCAAGAAGCTCTTTTCTCCCCACCGTCCGAGGTCCCAGGAAACTACACCTGCACTGCCTCCAATCAGATAGGCCAGATCAGCAAGACATTCACTGTGAATCCCAAACCTAAAG GGGGCAGCACAACGTTCTGGGCTATCATAGGATCGGGCCTGGGCCTGGCCTTTGTGGTCGTGATTGTCTATGTCATTGTCAAACGCAGAGCAGGTCCCAATTCCATCATCTGA